Proteins found in one Mesorhizobium sp. CAU 1732 genomic segment:
- a CDS encoding AsmA-like C-terminal region-containing protein → MLARLFVVIGGLLVLVLTTALVAPYFIDWTSYRADFEREASRILGRDVKVEGTATARLLPFPSVSFTDVVVAGVNPGDTAMTVETFSMDAELAPFMQGDVHIFDMRLVRPNVIVDVASDGSLDWAVRPSVPMDAAHISVEKLTVTEGRMSVRHQTSGRTHQLTEINADVSARALTGPWRIDGTLRLDGMLTSVSMSTGSFDPNGGIRLRVRAQPDRYPFGLETDGNASIQDGRARYGGQFRLNASNDTDAREQEKSPPPYRLSGRFELDQAALNVEEFRFETGPLEDPYTADGTADLTLGAEPRFKITADGAQFRLNDSGDETAGSIGLNERLAAFREFMLDMPRPTIPGEVQVRLPAVVAGDTTIRDVHLSASPSPGGWSIASLGATLPGRATLEADGELTIDEALGFDGSLLVAVGQPSGFAAWLSRDVDEAIRRLPSAGFSADVQLSEERQAFRDLELVLGAAKFRGDIDSRTPANEQPSMTLRLDGDRLDVEGMAAFASLFVSETGETRLADRDLDFAITAGPVDAAGLTAETLDTALRLRDGRLEIDRLMIGGLAGANVSATGALKDLQGAPTGNIDATIIATDLQPLAATIADRFPDSAIAREVARRAGSYPGLLKDASVQVVASSAANSDGSTGLALSATGTAGATDFTLTASSDSMVEALTSAPLKLELTARNDEAAALYAAFGLPTLPIDFAGPAETDIRFDGVVDTGGDTALTFRGEGLDLSFEGETAMRDGRISANGSAKVASDDLEPWLSTAGVGLPGGGLGLSANLSAQLDLDGGVLVLSALSGDVAGSALRGDINATMKDGIPNLNGDLALGTLDLSDVAEMAAGADALSGNGIDWPSAPFAQGMSAPVTAALDLSADVLRLGTFGEARGARMTLRLDGDGVSLSDVDAQIHGGRLAGLVDFKNDAGTGLLSGQMRLTDVDIPAVLGDIGIAGRGDLTATVTSSGKSVDGIISALAGSGTASVRDLAISGVNPNAFAALLIEADKAGPQIDAAGTAVFAPEIVQDGTFEGGSVDLAFTIANGTLRAPPFRLKTPEATLAGEVRADLGQSTVGGEATLTYEPGIEALVGSEPSVRFAAAGPLDDIGVLVDTEPLAQFLTQRALELEQQRVEAMQAELLEKQRYRREVRYYAALSTERARIAEEQRRAQEEAERLERATRLIEEQRQRAAEEAERAEQDTRRQEEERRLQQQREDDARRQAEEQTRLDAEEAARARAADAERAEAARQREQDAQAKREEDARFRAEVEALLRARQVPAPADSDAVERAPLSPPSVVDVTPQPAPRGRPTPLATPQPPASDAFSERNFTIDRLMEALEAEQ, encoded by the coding sequence ATACTGGCCCGACTGTTCGTCGTCATTGGTGGGCTGCTTGTACTGGTGCTGACGACAGCGCTGGTCGCTCCGTATTTCATCGACTGGACATCCTACCGCGCGGATTTCGAGCGGGAGGCCAGCCGTATCCTCGGGCGTGACGTCAAGGTGGAGGGGACCGCGACGGCGCGACTGCTGCCGTTTCCGTCCGTGAGCTTCACCGATGTCGTCGTTGCCGGCGTGAATCCCGGCGACACCGCGATGACGGTCGAAACCTTCTCCATGGACGCCGAACTCGCGCCGTTCATGCAGGGCGACGTCCACATCTTCGACATGCGCCTCGTGCGGCCGAACGTCATCGTGGACGTGGCGTCGGACGGTTCGCTCGACTGGGCGGTGCGCCCCTCCGTGCCGATGGACGCGGCGCATATCTCGGTCGAGAAGCTTACGGTCACGGAAGGCCGGATGTCGGTTCGCCATCAAACGAGCGGCCGAACCCACCAACTGACCGAGATCAACGCCGACGTCTCGGCGCGCGCGCTGACCGGGCCGTGGCGCATCGACGGGACGCTGCGGCTCGACGGCATGCTTACCAGCGTCTCGATGTCGACCGGCTCGTTCGATCCCAATGGCGGCATACGGCTTCGGGTGCGCGCGCAGCCGGATCGCTATCCGTTCGGACTGGAGACGGACGGGAACGCCAGCATCCAGGACGGGCGTGCGCGCTATGGCGGGCAATTCCGGCTCAATGCGTCCAACGACACCGACGCGCGGGAACAGGAGAAGTCGCCGCCGCCCTACAGGCTGAGCGGCCGCTTCGAACTCGATCAGGCGGCGCTGAATGTCGAGGAATTCCGCTTCGAAACCGGGCCTCTGGAGGATCCCTACACCGCGGACGGAACCGCCGACCTGACGCTCGGTGCGGAACCCCGGTTCAAGATCACGGCGGACGGCGCGCAGTTCCGGCTGAACGACAGCGGTGACGAGACGGCCGGTTCGATCGGCCTCAATGAGCGGCTGGCTGCGTTTCGCGAGTTCATGCTGGACATGCCGCGCCCGACCATTCCCGGCGAAGTTCAAGTGAGGTTGCCCGCTGTCGTCGCCGGCGACACGACGATCCGCGACGTGCATCTGTCCGCCTCGCCATCGCCGGGCGGCTGGTCGATCGCGTCGCTGGGCGCCACCTTGCCCGGCCGCGCCACGCTCGAAGCCGATGGCGAGTTGACGATCGACGAGGCGCTCGGCTTCGACGGGTCGCTGCTGGTCGCCGTCGGCCAGCCGTCCGGCTTTGCCGCGTGGCTATCCAGGGATGTGGACGAAGCAATCCGGCGATTGCCCTCGGCGGGCTTTAGCGCCGACGTTCAACTGAGCGAGGAGCGGCAGGCGTTCCGTGATCTGGAACTGGTGCTGGGCGCGGCGAAGTTTCGCGGCGACATCGACAGCCGGACGCCAGCGAACGAACAACCGTCCATGACGCTGCGTCTCGATGGCGACCGCCTCGACGTCGAGGGAATGGCGGCGTTTGCATCGCTCTTCGTCAGCGAAACGGGCGAAACCCGGCTTGCCGACCGCGACCTCGATTTTGCGATCACGGCCGGCCCGGTCGACGCCGCCGGCCTGACAGCCGAGACGCTCGACACCGCCTTGCGGCTCAGGGACGGGCGGCTGGAAATCGACCGGCTGATGATCGGCGGACTTGCCGGCGCGAATGTCAGCGCGACGGGCGCGCTCAAGGATTTGCAGGGCGCGCCGACCGGGAATATCGACGCGACGATCATCGCGACCGATCTGCAGCCTCTTGCGGCAACCATCGCGGACCGCTTTCCCGACAGCGCGATCGCACGCGAAGTCGCGCGGCGGGCAGGGAGCTATCCGGGTCTTCTCAAGGATGCCTCCGTGCAGGTCGTCGCAAGTTCGGCGGCCAACAGCGATGGCTCGACCGGCCTGGCGTTGAGCGCGACCGGCACCGCTGGCGCGACCGATTTCACGCTCACCGCATCGTCGGACAGCATGGTCGAGGCGCTGACGAGTGCCCCGCTCAAACTGGAATTGACGGCACGAAACGACGAGGCGGCGGCACTCTACGCGGCATTCGGGCTCCCGACACTGCCGATCGATTTCGCCGGACCCGCCGAGACGGACATCCGGTTCGACGGCGTCGTCGATACGGGTGGCGACACCGCGCTGACATTCAGGGGCGAGGGGCTCGACCTCTCCTTCGAAGGCGAGACCGCGATGCGCGACGGGCGCATTTCCGCCAACGGCTCCGCAAAAGTCGCGTCCGACGACCTCGAGCCCTGGCTGTCGACGGCCGGCGTGGGGTTGCCGGGCGGCGGGCTTGGTCTTTCCGCGAACCTGTCCGCGCAGCTCGATCTGGACGGGGGTGTGCTGGTTCTGTCCGCGCTCAGCGGCGACGTCGCGGGCTCCGCGCTTCGCGGCGACATCAATGCGACCATGAAGGACGGCATCCCCAATCTGAACGGCGATCTGGCGCTTGGAACGCTGGACCTCAGCGACGTGGCCGAGATGGCGGCGGGTGCGGATGCCCTTTCAGGGAATGGCATCGACTGGCCGAGCGCTCCGTTCGCGCAAGGCATGTCAGCCCCGGTGACGGCGGCCCTCGATCTCTCGGCGGATGTGCTGCGTCTTGGCACGTTCGGCGAAGCCCGCGGCGCACGCATGACCCTGCGGCTCGACGGCGACGGGGTGTCACTCTCGGACGTGGATGCGCAAATCCATGGCGGCAGGCTTGCCGGCCTCGTGGATTTCAAGAACGATGCGGGGACCGGGCTCTTGTCTGGCCAGATGCGTCTGACCGATGTCGATATTCCCGCGGTTCTCGGCGATATCGGTATCGCCGGTCGCGGCGACCTGACCGCGACGGTGACCTCCAGCGGAAAGTCCGTGGACGGCATCATCTCCGCACTGGCCGGCTCGGGCACGGCCAGCGTGCGCGATCTTGCCATCAGCGGCGTGAACCCGAATGCGTTTGCCGCGCTGCTGATCGAGGCCGACAAGGCCGGTCCGCAGATCGATGCGGCAGGAACGGCCGTCTTTGCGCCGGAAATCGTGCAGGACGGGACGTTCGAGGGCGGAAGCGTCGACCTCGCCTTCACCATCGCGAATGGGACACTGCGCGCGCCGCCGTTTCGCCTGAAGACGCCCGAGGCGACGCTTGCCGGAGAGGTGCGCGCCGACCTCGGCCAGTCGACCGTCGGCGGCGAGGCGACGCTGACCTATGAGCCCGGCATCGAGGCGCTGGTCGGTTCCGAGCCGTCGGTTCGCTTCGCGGCCGCGGGGCCGCTCGATGATATCGGCGTGCTCGTCGATACCGAACCGCTTGCGCAATTCCTCACACAACGCGCGCTGGAGCTCGAGCAGCAGCGGGTCGAAGCCATGCAGGCGGAGTTGCTCGAGAAGCAACGCTATCGCCGTGAGGTGCGCTATTACGCGGCGCTTTCGACCGAGCGCGCCCGCATTGCCGAGGAGCAGCGCCGTGCGCAGGAAGAGGCGGAACGGCTCGAGCGCGCGACGCGGCTGATCGAGGAGCAGAGGCAGCGTGCGGCCGAGGAGGCCGAACGCGCCGAGCAGGATACGCGGCGTCAGGAAGAGGAACGACGTCTCCAGCAGCAGCGCGAGGACGATGCGCGCAGGCAGGCCGAGGAACAGACAAGGCTGGACGCCGAAGAAGCCGCGCGGGCCCGCGCGGCTGACGCGGAGCGCGCCGAAGCTGCGCGCCAGCGCGAACAGGACGCCCAGGCAAAGCGCGAGGAAGACGCGCGGTTCCGCGCCGAGGTCGAGGCGTTGCTGCGCGCGCGCCAGGTGCCGGCGCCGGCCGATTCGGACGCGGTCGAGCGCGCGCCGCTCTCTCCGCCGAGCGTCGTCGATGTCACGCCCCAGCCAGCGCCACGCGGCCGACCGACCCCGCTGGCCACGCCACAGCCGCCCGCGAGCGATGCGTTCAGCGAGCGCAATTTCACAATCGATCGGCTCATGGAAGCGCTGGAAGCCGAGCAGTAG
- a CDS encoding multidrug effflux MFS transporter, which produces MPSSTSFFRLALILGLLTAVGPFAIDMYLPALPTIGNDLGASTTAVQMSLLAFFISTGVAQIIVGPLSDKFGRKVLLYAGLALFAAGSVGAALAPDVDWLIAFRFVQGLGASAGMVVPRAVVRDLHTGPDAARLMSLLMLVFSISPILAPLVGSMVIASFGWRAVFWAVTIAAGLGAILLATSLEETHSRERRLGRSLRSSIAGYRVLLRDRNFLGLSLIGGFGISSFFIYLANSSFVLIDHYGLTPTSYSLFFSLNAVAFFAMSQLTGMLTQRFGLRVVVRAAVMAFAAIMVAMAAVMSTGAQSLWVMSTFLFFGYGFLGLVIPTTSVLAMEEHGEIAGTASALMGTLHLGTGVVAMGISGLFFDGTPLPMVIGIATCGVVALVLTLVTLPARQRIAVPAE; this is translated from the coding sequence ATGCCGTCCTCCACTTCCTTCTTCAGGCTTGCCCTGATTCTCGGGCTTCTGACAGCCGTCGGTCCCTTCGCGATCGACATGTACCTGCCGGCACTTCCAACCATCGGAAACGATCTTGGAGCCAGCACGACCGCTGTCCAGATGAGCCTTCTGGCATTCTTCATCTCGACGGGCGTGGCGCAGATCATCGTCGGCCCGCTCTCGGACAAGTTCGGGCGCAAGGTGCTGCTTTACGCCGGTCTGGCGCTCTTTGCAGCCGGCAGCGTCGGCGCGGCATTGGCCCCCGATGTCGACTGGCTGATCGCATTCCGCTTCGTCCAGGGGCTCGGCGCCTCGGCCGGCATGGTCGTGCCACGGGCAGTCGTGCGGGACCTTCACACGGGCCCCGATGCCGCGCGGCTGATGTCGCTCCTGATGCTGGTCTTCTCGATCTCGCCGATCCTGGCGCCGCTCGTCGGCAGCATGGTCATCGCAAGCTTCGGGTGGCGTGCCGTGTTCTGGGCGGTGACGATCGCCGCCGGTCTCGGTGCGATCCTGCTGGCCACGTCGCTGGAGGAGACGCATTCGCGCGAAAGGCGTCTTGGCCGCTCCCTGCGCAGTTCGATCGCGGGCTATCGCGTGCTCTTGCGCGACCGCAACTTCCTCGGCCTGAGCCTTATCGGCGGTTTCGGTATCTCCAGCTTCTTCATCTATCTCGCGAATTCGTCCTTCGTGCTGATCGACCATTATGGGCTGACGCCGACGTCCTACAGCCTGTTCTTTTCGCTGAACGCCGTCGCGTTCTTCGCGATGTCGCAGTTGACGGGAATGCTGACGCAGCGCTTCGGCCTGCGCGTCGTGGTGAGGGCCGCTGTCATGGCGTTTGCTGCGATCATGGTTGCAATGGCCGCCGTGATGTCGACCGGAGCCCAGTCGTTGTGGGTGATGTCGACGTTCCTGTTCTTCGGCTACGGCTTTCTCGGGCTGGTCATTCCGACGACGTCGGTGCTGGCGATGGAGGAGCATGGCGAGATCGCCGGCACGGCCTCCGCGCTGATGGGGACGCTGCATCTGGGCACGGGTGTCGTGGCGATGGGCATTTCCGGGCTGTTCTTTGACGGGACGCCGCTGCCGATGGTCATCGGCATCGCCACGTGCGGCGTAGTGGCCCTGGTCCTGACGCTGGTCACGTTGCCCGCGCGGCAAAGGATTGCCGTGCCGGCGGAATGA
- a CDS encoding thymidylate synthase, whose translation MRQYLDLLDHVMANGVDRGDRTGTGTRGVFGYQMRFDLADGFPALTTKKLHLKSIIHELLWFLNGDTNVKYLRDNGVTIWDEWADENGDLGPVYGSQWRSWPAPDGGSIDQIANVVREIRENPNSRRLIVSAWNPAEVDVMALPPCHCLFQFHVANGRLSCQLYQRSADIFLGVPFNIASYALLTMMVAQVTGLKAGEFIHTLGDAHIYSNHFDQAREQLKRAPKALPTMWINPEIKDLFAFRFEDFRLDHYAADPTIRAPIAV comes from the coding sequence ATGCGGCAATATCTCGACCTCCTCGATCATGTCATGGCGAACGGCGTCGATCGCGGCGACCGGACCGGCACCGGCACGCGCGGCGTTTTCGGCTACCAGATGCGCTTCGACCTCGCGGACGGCTTTCCCGCGCTGACGACCAAGAAGCTGCATTTGAAGTCCATCATCCACGAACTCCTGTGGTTCCTGAACGGCGACACGAACGTCAAATATCTGCGCGACAATGGCGTGACGATCTGGGACGAGTGGGCGGACGAGAATGGCGACCTGGGGCCCGTCTACGGGTCGCAATGGCGGTCGTGGCCGGCGCCGGACGGCGGATCGATCGACCAGATCGCCAATGTGGTGCGTGAGATTCGCGAGAACCCGAATTCACGCCGGCTGATCGTGTCGGCCTGGAACCCCGCAGAGGTGGACGTGATGGCCCTGCCGCCCTGCCATTGCCTGTTCCAGTTCCATGTCGCGAATGGCCGCCTGTCCTGCCAGCTCTACCAACGCTCGGCCGATATTTTCCTCGGCGTGCCGTTCAACATCGCCTCCTATGCGCTCCTGACCATGATGGTGGCGCAGGTGACTGGGCTGAAGGCGGGTGAGTTCATCCACACGCTGGGTGACGCGCATATCTATTCGAACCATTTCGACCAGGCCCGCGAGCAGCTCAAGCGTGCGCCGAAGGCGTTGCCGACGATGTGGATCAATCCCGAAATCAAGGATCTCTTTGCGTTCCGCTTCGAGGATTTCCGTCTCGACCACTACGCCGCCGACCCGACAATACGGGCGCCGATTGCCGTATGA
- a CDS encoding TetR/AcrR family transcriptional regulator, with the protein MTHTMAPDTIPPRGHRAKRISTIEAAAGVFCREGFAGANIDMIAAEAGVSRQTIYNHHGDKESLLAAVVAEITERCNARIFEVIATFPDHPQDLEADLIAFAMRFNTSCICDRDGKFLRRLIQSEGERHPHLFAAWREDGPARVWSALAARFARLAHSGFLDIDDPDAAARQFLALINADLHVRFMLGDQPSEADLRSSATNAVRMFLRAYGRRD; encoded by the coding sequence ATGACTCACACAATGGCTCCTGACACGATCCCGCCACGCGGCCACCGCGCCAAGCGGATTTCCACCATCGAGGCCGCCGCAGGCGTGTTTTGCCGCGAGGGTTTTGCCGGCGCGAACATCGACATGATCGCGGCCGAGGCCGGCGTGTCGCGCCAGACCATCTACAATCATCACGGCGACAAGGAGAGCCTGCTGGCGGCGGTGGTTGCCGAGATCACCGAGCGCTGCAATGCCCGCATCTTCGAGGTGATCGCGACCTTTCCCGACCATCCGCAGGATCTGGAGGCGGATCTGATCGCCTTCGCGATGCGGTTCAACACCAGTTGCATCTGCGACCGTGACGGAAAATTCCTGCGCCGGCTCATCCAGAGCGAGGGGGAACGCCACCCTCACCTCTTCGCCGCCTGGCGAGAGGACGGCCCGGCACGCGTCTGGTCGGCGCTTGCGGCGCGGTTCGCACGCCTCGCCCATTCCGGCTTCCTCGACATCGACGATCCCGACGCGGCCGCGCGCCAGTTTCTCGCATTGATCAACGCGGATCTGCATGTTCGCTTCATGCTGGGCGATCAGCCGAGCGAGGCCGACCTGCGTTCGTCGGCGACGAATGCCGTGCGGATGTTCCTGCGCGCCTATGGCCGGCGCGACTGA
- a CDS encoding DUF4169 family protein: protein MAEIVNLRAARKQKLRSEKEKAADANRVLHGRSKAERLASKAEREKRDAAHDAHRIDRAPETGGKAPEP from the coding sequence ATGGCCGAGATCGTCAATCTCCGCGCCGCCCGCAAGCAAAAGCTGCGTTCCGAGAAGGAGAAGGCCGCGGACGCCAACCGCGTCCTCCACGGCCGCAGCAAGGCTGAACGCCTCGCTTCGAAGGCCGAGCGCGAAAAGCGGGATGCCGCGCACGACGCGCACCGCATCGACCGCGCACCCGAAACCGGCGGGAAAGCCCCCGAACCGTGA
- a CDS encoding FAD-linked oxidase C-terminal domain-containing protein: MALADLQTVVRNDVGIAAVLGILKQRFGDRFQTGHAIREQHAHTTTYIPSQLPDGVAFAQSTADVQAIVQVCGEHRVPVIPFGTGTSLEGHVNAPGGGISIDMMQMDKVLAVHAEDLDCTVEAGVTREALNTHLRDTGLFFPIDPGANASLGGMTSTRASGTNAVRYGTMRENVLSLKAVMPDGRVVTTAKRARKSSAGYDLTRLLVGSEGTLGVITEITLKLYGIPQAISGGVCPFPSVEAACNAVIMTIQMGVPVARIELINSLGMRGINNYSKLGFAETPCLFVEFHGTDEGVREQAETFGEIAAEHGGGPFSWTEVAEERAKLWKARHDAYWAGLTLRPGCTSLSTDVCVPISRLAQCITETEEDIARAGLIAPIVGHVGDGNFHVLVLMDPANAQEIEATEAFVARLNMRAIGMEGTCTGEHGVGQGKIAFLPHELGPGVDYMRAIKTALDPHGIMNPGKVLPNAIM; this comes from the coding sequence ATGGCGCTGGCTGACCTGCAGACGGTGGTGCGCAACGATGTCGGTATCGCCGCTGTCCTCGGAATCCTGAAGCAGCGCTTCGGCGATCGCTTCCAGACCGGGCACGCGATTCGCGAACAGCACGCGCATACGACCACCTACATCCCCTCGCAACTGCCGGACGGTGTCGCCTTCGCGCAGTCGACGGCTGACGTGCAGGCGATCGTGCAAGTCTGCGGCGAGCATCGCGTTCCTGTGATCCCGTTCGGGACCGGCACGTCGCTGGAGGGTCACGTCAACGCGCCCGGAGGCGGCATCTCGATCGACATGATGCAGATGGACAAGGTGCTCGCGGTTCATGCCGAAGACCTCGACTGCACCGTCGAGGCCGGCGTCACCCGCGAGGCGCTGAACACGCATCTGCGCGATACGGGCCTGTTCTTCCCGATCGATCCCGGCGCCAATGCCAGCCTCGGCGGCATGACCTCGACGCGGGCATCCGGCACCAATGCGGTGCGCTATGGCACGATGCGCGAGAATGTCCTGTCGCTGAAGGCCGTCATGCCGGACGGGCGCGTGGTGACGACCGCGAAGCGGGCGCGCAAATCGTCCGCCGGCTACGATCTCACCCGCCTGCTGGTCGGGTCGGAGGGCACGCTCGGCGTCATCACCGAAATCACGCTCAAGCTCTACGGCATTCCGCAGGCCATCTCCGGCGGCGTCTGTCCGTTTCCCAGCGTCGAGGCGGCCTGCAATGCCGTCATCATGACGATCCAGATGGGCGTGCCTGTCGCGCGCATCGAACTCATCAACAGCCTCGGCATGCGCGGCATCAACAATTACTCGAAACTCGGCTTTGCCGAGACGCCGTGCCTTTTCGTGGAGTTCCACGGGACCGACGAGGGCGTGCGCGAGCAGGCCGAGACGTTTGGCGAAATCGCCGCCGAGCACGGGGGCGGGCCGTTCTCGTGGACGGAAGTCGCGGAGGAGCGGGCAAAGCTGTGGAAAGCGCGGCATGACGCCTATTGGGCCGGGCTGACGCTGCGGCCGGGATGCACGTCGCTCTCCACCGATGTGTGCGTGCCGATCTCGCGTCTGGCGCAGTGCATCACCGAGACAGAGGAGGACATCGCGCGGGCCGGGCTGATCGCGCCGATCGTCGGCCATGTCGGCGACGGCAATTTCCACGTCCTTGTGCTGATGGACCCGGCGAACGCCCAGGAGATCGAGGCGACGGAAGCGTTCGTAGCCCGGCTCAACATGCGCGCGATCGGCATGGAGGGAACGTGTACCGGCGAGCATGGCGTGGGGCAGGGCAAGATCGCCTTCCTGCCGCACGAGCTCGGGCCGGGCGTCGACTACATGCGGGCGATCAAGACCGCGCTCGACCCGCATGGCATCATGAATCCGGGCAAGGTCCTGCCGAACGCGATCATGTGA
- a CDS encoding SspB family protein, translated as MADDHIRYDILAQEALRGVMRKVLGEVARTGLPGNHHFFITFLTGAPGVRVSSRLRERYPEQMTIVVQFQYWDLKVTDTGFEIGLSFSDVPEKLEIPFSAVRGFYDPSVNFELEFDVQAPTEEEAALTAVPSPQLVEAPAPVAVPKKGDASKKEAAAAKDGDKDAAKSADVVSLDAFRKK; from the coding sequence ATGGCTGATGATCATATCCGTTACGACATTCTCGCCCAGGAGGCGCTGCGCGGCGTCATGCGCAAGGTGCTGGGCGAGGTCGCGCGGACCGGGCTTCCCGGGAACCACCATTTCTTCATCACGTTCCTGACCGGCGCGCCGGGCGTCCGGGTATCGAGCCGCCTGCGCGAGCGCTATCCCGAGCAGATGACGATCGTCGTCCAGTTCCAGTATTGGGACCTGAAGGTCACCGACACCGGTTTCGAGATCGGCCTGTCCTTCTCCGACGTGCCGGAAAAGCTCGAAATTCCGTTCTCTGCGGTGCGTGGTTTCTACGATCCATCGGTGAATTTCGAGCTGGAGTTCGACGTCCAGGCGCCGACCGAAGAGGAAGCGGCGCTCACGGCCGTGCCCTCGCCTCAATTGGTCGAGGCGCCCGCCCCCGTGGCCGTGCCGAAGAAGGGCGACGCCTCCAAAAAGGAAGCCGCCGCCGCCAAGGATGGCGACAAGGACGCGGCGAAGTCCGCCGACGTCGTGTCGCTGGACGCCTTCCGCAAGAAATAG
- a CDS encoding thioesterase family protein gives MPAPAPFVSRTLDVEKEWIDYNGHMNMAYYNVLFDRCADEAFEALGMGPAYAEKRKLTTYTAETHICYVRELHLGDTVSCTLQLLDHDEKRFRTFQELFHADGWLAATSETLTLHVDMTGPKVCPFPPDILANMEAMRAQHAALPVPDRAGRSIEIRRKTG, from the coding sequence ATGCCAGCCCCCGCACCCTTCGTCTCCCGCACTCTCGACGTCGAGAAGGAGTGGATCGACTACAATGGTCACATGAACATGGCCTACTACAACGTCCTGTTCGACCGCTGTGCCGACGAGGCGTTCGAGGCGCTGGGAATGGGACCGGCCTATGCGGAGAAGCGCAAGCTCACGACCTATACGGCCGAAACGCATATCTGCTACGTGCGCGAGCTGCATCTCGGCGACACGGTAAGCTGCACCCTCCAACTGCTGGATCATGACGAGAAGCGGTTCAGGACCTTCCAGGAACTGTTCCATGCCGACGGCTGGCTCGCCGCCACGTCCGAAACCCTGACCCTCCATGTCGATATGACGGGCCCGAAAGTCTGCCCGTTCCCGCCGGACATTCTTGCAAACATGGAAGCGATGCGTGCGCAGCATGCCGCCCTGCCGGTGCCTGATCGGGCCGGACGTTCGATCGAAATCCGCCGCAAGACGGGATAG
- a CDS encoding ribbon-helix-helix domain-containing protein — protein sequence MSAVIKRSISIRGHRTSFSLEQPFYAELLRIAAERNVPLAGLVGQVDAERARDTNLSSALRLFVLDWFRERPGAQRQL from the coding sequence GTGAGCGCCGTCATCAAGCGGTCGATCTCGATCCGCGGACACCGCACGAGCTTCTCGCTCGAACAGCCATTCTACGCCGAACTTCTCCGCATCGCGGCTGAACGTAACGTGCCGCTCGCAGGCCTCGTTGGTCAGGTGGATGCCGAGCGCGCGCGCGACACGAACCTGTCGTCAGCATTGAGGCTCTTCGTGCTCGACTGGTTTCGCGAACGACCCGGGGCGCAGCGCCAGCTCTAG